Proteins encoded in a region of the Stieleria neptunia genome:
- a CDS encoding outer membrane protein assembly factor BamB family protein, translating to MQLRQLVIVAFWIGLAVPSHAQDKQPAEEPIGFGVRPGVRFLTPTSAEIRWETTIAGPAAVAFGPTRKLGRVIASQSSGTSHRVVVDDLVPGKNYWYRFGLNQGGKRSFSSFYQLEGGMNYTPPKVEASDVPAGADEAIKRLVQPGGYAVVYGDVAPSWCEAIAAGTSMTVVAAVDDADSLQSLRRRWYADQKYGIRLTAQLKQDVPDAIANLVVVPAEQINDATRLLAPMGQIIKLGADHEIDGFSWQTVTPGVRFGRRAAAPQLAAWGHQYGSSGNASYSGEMLGGVDDTADLEVKWIGRPGADFGIDRNPRMPAPLAVGGRLFHQGMNRMIALDAFNGAVLWSLEIPDLRRVNIPRDCGNWCADESHVYAAVKDRLWVIDAASGEMIRTMLLPEEYEGNSEWGYVAVTEHRVVGTAMKRGSGYSGFWDKAAWYDGKDDAATAKVCGSAIVGYDKQYGSIDWQRDADAIVHSTITIFGDHVYFVEVDDPALKQSSSGKLLNRQIWNAASIVCLDLETGAERWTSKVPPQDHEALISFGLADDNQFVLQTSGKNEFHFVSLDAKSGKPRWKQSVEWPEDHHSAHIQHAVLMNGQIFVQPHILSADDGRVVKSGTLGKRRGCATPIGAGNSIIYRGGTGPLSLWSLEDEKPSEFTRLRPSCWLSTIPAQGMLFSPEGGGGCSCGGWMETSIGFAPVLSLGDVQ from the coding sequence ATGCAACTCCGCCAGTTGGTCATCGTCGCGTTCTGGATCGGGCTCGCCGTGCCGTCGCACGCCCAGGACAAACAACCGGCGGAGGAGCCGATCGGGTTTGGCGTCCGCCCCGGCGTCCGTTTTTTGACGCCGACTTCGGCCGAGATCCGCTGGGAAACGACGATCGCCGGGCCGGCCGCCGTCGCTTTTGGGCCGACCCGAAAACTGGGGCGCGTCATCGCTTCGCAATCCTCCGGCACCAGCCATCGCGTCGTGGTCGACGATCTGGTCCCGGGCAAAAACTATTGGTATCGATTCGGCCTGAATCAAGGCGGCAAACGATCGTTTAGCTCGTTTTATCAACTCGAAGGCGGCATGAACTACACGCCTCCGAAGGTTGAGGCGTCCGACGTCCCCGCGGGAGCCGACGAAGCGATCAAGCGGCTTGTCCAGCCGGGCGGGTACGCGGTCGTGTACGGCGACGTGGCCCCCTCTTGGTGCGAAGCGATCGCGGCGGGGACGTCGATGACGGTTGTCGCCGCGGTCGACGATGCTGACTCGCTCCAGAGTTTGCGTCGACGATGGTATGCCGATCAGAAGTACGGCATCCGTTTGACCGCTCAATTGAAACAAGACGTTCCAGACGCAATCGCCAACCTCGTCGTTGTCCCCGCTGAACAAATCAACGATGCCACTCGTCTGCTTGCCCCGATGGGACAGATCATCAAGCTCGGTGCCGATCATGAAATTGACGGTTTCTCATGGCAGACCGTCACCCCCGGTGTCCGTTTCGGGCGACGCGCCGCCGCCCCGCAGCTCGCTGCCTGGGGGCACCAGTACGGTTCCAGCGGCAACGCGTCGTATTCGGGCGAAATGCTCGGCGGCGTCGACGACACGGCAGACTTGGAAGTGAAATGGATCGGACGACCGGGGGCAGATTTTGGTATCGACCGCAACCCCCGCATGCCCGCGCCGCTGGCGGTCGGCGGCCGGCTGTTCCACCAGGGGATGAACCGCATGATCGCGCTCGATGCCTTCAACGGCGCCGTGCTGTGGTCGTTGGAAATCCCCGACCTGCGACGCGTCAACATCCCGCGTGACTGTGGCAATTGGTGCGCCGATGAATCGCATGTCTATGCCGCGGTCAAAGATCGCTTGTGGGTGATCGATGCCGCCAGCGGAGAAATGATTCGCACGATGTTGCTGCCCGAGGAATACGAGGGGAACAGCGAATGGGGCTACGTCGCCGTCACGGAGCATCGCGTTGTCGGAACCGCCATGAAACGAGGCAGCGGCTATTCCGGATTTTGGGACAAGGCGGCGTGGTACGACGGCAAAGACGACGCGGCGACCGCGAAAGTCTGCGGCAGCGCGATCGTGGGCTACGACAAACAATACGGCAGCATCGATTGGCAGCGTGACGCCGACGCGATTGTCCATTCCACGATCACCATCTTCGGTGATCACGTCTACTTTGTCGAAGTCGATGATCCCGCGTTGAAACAGTCGTCGAGCGGAAAACTACTCAACCGCCAGATCTGGAATGCGGCCTCCATCGTTTGTCTGGATCTCGAAACCGGCGCAGAACGGTGGACGTCGAAAGTGCCGCCGCAGGACCACGAAGCGCTGATCAGCTTCGGTCTGGCCGATGACAATCAGTTCGTCTTGCAGACTTCTGGAAAGAACGAATTTCACTTCGTTTCGCTTGATGCAAAATCCGGCAAGCCGCGTTGGAAACAGTCCGTCGAGTGGCCCGAAGACCATCACAGCGCACACATTCAGCATGCGGTGTTGATGAACGGCCAGATCTTCGTTCAACCGCATATTCTCAGCGCCGACGACGGTCGCGTGGTCAAATCGGGAACGCTGGGCAAACGTCGGGGATGTGCGACGCCGATCGGTGCGGGCAACTCGATCATCTATCGCGGCGGAACCGGCCCGCTGTCGTTGTGGTCCCTCGAAGACGAGAAACCCAGCGAGTTCACCCGTTTGCGTCCGAGCTGTTGGCTGA
- a CDS encoding alpha/beta hydrolase: MKPACLIALIAASAFPSLPHVAAGDPIVMNVWPDKPPGETQTLPEEADQTKPVDRLIAGRRIIKLGNVSTPQIAVYQPPAEHRNGTAVVICPGGGHHILAYDLEGTEVAEWLNTLGVTAVVLKYRVPARDADRRWRAAVQDAQRAMSLVRSHAEAWKIDPDRIGICGFSAGGETAGLTAIFQEDRTYEAVDKIDQVSIRPDFALLIYAAGMVEKGTTQLHDYIKVNQDTPPMFFAHAFDDRVSVHNCLTLAGALKEAGVPAELHVYATGGHGYGLRVTDQPVTRWPEQAASWLKTMKLIP, from the coding sequence ATGAAACCTGCCTGCTTGATCGCACTGATCGCCGCATCCGCTTTTCCATCGCTGCCGCACGTCGCTGCCGGCGATCCGATCGTCATGAATGTTTGGCCGGACAAGCCACCGGGCGAAACCCAAACGTTGCCCGAGGAAGCGGACCAGACGAAACCGGTGGACCGATTGATTGCGGGGCGACGCATCATCAAGCTGGGCAACGTCTCCACGCCCCAGATCGCGGTGTACCAACCGCCGGCGGAACACCGTAACGGAACGGCCGTCGTGATCTGCCCGGGCGGTGGACACCATATTCTGGCCTACGACCTGGAAGGGACCGAAGTCGCCGAGTGGCTCAACACGCTCGGCGTGACCGCCGTCGTGTTGAAGTACCGCGTGCCGGCGCGCGACGCCGATCGTCGTTGGCGAGCGGCCGTGCAAGACGCCCAGCGGGCGATGAGTCTGGTGCGATCCCACGCCGAGGCGTGGAAGATCGATCCGGACAGAATCGGCATCTGTGGTTTTTCCGCGGGCGGCGAGACGGCCGGATTGACCGCGATCTTTCAGGAAGACCGAACCTATGAAGCGGTGGACAAAATCGACCAGGTCTCCATCCGGCCCGATTTCGCGCTACTGATCTACGCCGCCGGCATGGTCGAAAAAGGCACCACGCAGTTGCACGATTACATCAAGGTCAATCAAGACACGCCGCCGATGTTTTTCGCACACGCGTTTGACGATCGCGTGTCGGTGCACAACTGTCTGACGCTGGCCGGTGCACTGAAAGAAGCCGGCGTGCCGGCGGAGCTTCACGTCTACGCGACCGGGGGTCATGGTTACGGGCTCCGCGTCACCGACCAACCCGTCACCCGCTGGCCCGAACAAGCCGCGAGTTGGCTCAAGACGATGAAGCTAATCCCCTAG
- a CDS encoding TadE/TadG family type IV pilus assembly protein, with the protein MIEFAVCLPVFLLITFATLETCRMIYLRQSLKLAAYECARLGILPEITPASLQDQCDVILLGRGIENYTLSHTPSDLSALEFGNLLVTTVEAPAAENALMGSWLYGGQTVSESVTIMAEY; encoded by the coding sequence ATGATCGAATTCGCGGTTTGCCTGCCCGTGTTTCTTCTGATCACGTTCGCCACGCTCGAAACGTGCCGGATGATCTATCTGCGTCAGTCGCTGAAATTGGCCGCGTACGAATGCGCACGGCTGGGGATCCTGCCCGAAATCACGCCGGCGTCGCTGCAAGACCAATGTGACGTCATTCTGCTTGGACGCGGCATCGAAAACTACACGCTCTCTCACACGCCCAGCGACCTGTCGGCGCTCGAGTTCGGCAATCTTTTGGTCACCACGGTCGAAGCCCCTGCGGCCGAAAACGCGTTGATGGGGTCATGGCTGTATGGCGGCCAAACGGTCTCGGAATCAGTCACCATCATGGCGGAGTACTAA
- a CDS encoding VWA domain-containing protein, producing MAMLAILMPVMIGIAAFAINVVYMEMARTELQISLDVAARAAGRTLAVTEDESQASNAAENMLALNPYANQVLTPDETNIEFGFTTRYSDLHRYTFYPGSTPNAVKVEANGTNQVPMLFPSMGVNLQFRPIRAAICTQVNLDVALVIDRSTSMARDADEDQIVDDWENGDSAPGSSRWIDAVHAVDKFLHAMEESTHDERIALTTYASTPATDVELTDDYESIDDAMDDHSDSFGGGGSAIGDGIIDAVEALNHSSYARPWATRVLIVLSDGTQNTGVDAVEAAEQAAADNVMVYAISFTDDADQAMMQDVAAVAAGKHYHADDREQLKQVFEDIAHGFPTLITF from the coding sequence ATGGCGATGCTCGCGATTTTGATGCCCGTGATGATCGGCATCGCGGCGTTTGCGATCAACGTCGTGTACATGGAAATGGCACGCACCGAATTGCAAATCTCGCTGGACGTTGCGGCACGAGCCGCGGGACGAACCTTGGCCGTTACCGAGGATGAATCGCAAGCCAGCAATGCTGCGGAAAACATGCTGGCATTGAATCCCTATGCCAATCAGGTGCTCACGCCTGACGAAACCAACATCGAGTTTGGTTTTACGACTCGGTATTCGGACCTCCATCGATACACCTTTTATCCGGGCTCCACACCCAACGCGGTGAAGGTCGAAGCCAACGGGACCAATCAGGTCCCAATGCTGTTCCCATCAATGGGAGTCAATCTTCAATTCCGACCGATCCGAGCCGCGATCTGCACTCAGGTCAATTTAGACGTTGCGCTGGTCATCGACCGATCGACATCCATGGCGCGGGACGCTGATGAAGATCAAATCGTCGACGACTGGGAAAACGGCGACTCGGCTCCGGGAAGTTCGCGTTGGATCGATGCCGTCCATGCCGTCGACAAGTTCCTGCATGCGATGGAAGAATCGACCCACGATGAACGCATCGCGCTGACAACGTACGCGTCCACTCCGGCGACCGACGTCGAATTGACCGACGACTATGAGTCCATCGATGACGCGATGGATGATCATTCGGATTCTTTCGGCGGAGGCGGCAGCGCGATCGGCGATGGAATCATCGATGCAGTCGAAGCGTTGAACCACAGCTCTTACGCACGCCCTTGGGCGACCCGCGTTCTGATCGTGTTAAGCGACGGGACCCAAAACACGGGCGTCGATGCGGTCGAGGCTGCGGAACAGGCCGCGGCCGACAACGTCATGGTCTATGCCATCAGCTTCACGGATGATGCCGACCAAGCGATGATGCAAGACGTCGCCGCGGTCGCAGCGGGAAAGCATTATCATGCCGATGACCGTGAGCAATTGAAGCAGGTGTTCGAGGACATCGCCCACGGTTTCCCCACCTTGATCACGTTTTAG
- a CDS encoding TadE family protein, with the protein MVKSTRRKLRQRPPTGAALVEMAMVLPLIMLFFTAMLEIGRVLMLQHTADAAAYEAARSAIVPGATAADAEQVAQQLIDAAGLTQAAIEVTPDTITEFTPLITVKVEIPVGENSWITPQHVVALTVSSEVTLMCERSPVTRLVAVDQLNAKKQTMQHD; encoded by the coding sequence ATGGTCAAGTCCACTCGCCGAAAACTGCGTCAACGACCACCGACCGGGGCCGCGTTGGTCGAAATGGCGATGGTGCTTCCGCTGATCATGCTGTTCTTCACCGCGATGCTCGAGATCGGCCGTGTGCTGATGCTCCAGCACACCGCCGACGCCGCCGCCTATGAAGCCGCCCGATCGGCGATCGTCCCCGGGGCAACCGCCGCCGACGCGGAGCAGGTCGCACAGCAACTGATCGACGCCGCCGGATTGACTCAGGCGGCAATCGAAGTCACTCCGGATACCATCACGGAGTTCACGCCCCTGATCACGGTCAAGGTCGAAATCCCCGTCGGCGAAAACTCATGGATCACGCCGCAGCACGTGGTCGCTTTGACGGTCTCCAGCGAAGTCACGTTGATGTGCGAGCGATCGCCCGTCACACGTCTCGTCGCGGTGGATCAGCTGAACGCCAAGAAGCAGACGATGCAACACGATTAG
- a CDS encoding alpha/beta hydrolase: MTHSSSACPLRAALCFLSLCFFTLCFGTTAVSQDQPARQTIDKTDADILYRSGENLSDYMRERCRLDVYVPESKTGFSTVVWFHGGGLKGGKKSVPKELKDQGIAVVAVNYRLHPKVTAPAYIEDAAAAVAWTFQNIERYGGSSEKIFISGHSAGGYLTSMLGLDKRWLAAHDIDADDIAGLIPFSGHTITHFTVRAERGVGGKQPVVDDMAPLYHVRDDCPPLLLITGDRELEMLGRYEENAYLWRMMQVVGHPDTELYELDGYDHGQMATPAHPLLLRFMKKHGM; the protein is encoded by the coding sequence ATGACGCATTCCTCTTCCGCGTGCCCGCTCCGCGCCGCGCTGTGCTTCCTCTCGCTGTGCTTTTTTACGCTCTGCTTCGGCACGACGGCTGTTTCTCAAGACCAGCCCGCCCGGCAAACGATCGACAAAACCGACGCGGACATCCTGTACCGCAGCGGTGAGAATCTGAGCGACTACATGCGTGAGCGGTGCCGGCTGGACGTCTACGTTCCCGAATCGAAAACGGGGTTCTCGACGGTCGTCTGGTTTCATGGCGGCGGATTGAAAGGCGGCAAGAAATCCGTGCCGAAGGAACTCAAGGACCAGGGCATTGCCGTCGTCGCCGTCAACTATCGCCTGCACCCCAAGGTCACCGCGCCGGCCTACATCGAAGACGCCGCGGCGGCCGTCGCGTGGACCTTCCAGAACATCGAACGCTATGGCGGGTCCAGCGAAAAAATTTTCATCAGCGGACACTCCGCCGGCGGCTACCTGACCAGCATGCTCGGTCTGGACAAACGCTGGTTGGCCGCGCACGACATCGACGCCGACGACATCGCCGGGCTGATCCCCTTTAGCGGTCACACCATCACCCACTTCACCGTCCGCGCCGAACGAGGCGTCGGCGGCAAGCAACCGGTCGTCGACGACATGGCCCCGCTGTACCACGTCCGAGACGATTGCCCGCCGCTGCTGTTGATCACCGGAGACCGTGAACTGGAAATGCTCGGACGCTACGAAGAAAACGCCTACCTGTGGCGGATGATGCAAGTCGTCGGACACCCCGATACCGAACTCTATGAACTCGACGGCTACGACCACGGCCAAATGGCCACCCCCGCCCACCCACTCCTGCTCCGCTTCATGAAGAAACACGGCATGTGA
- a CDS encoding GxxExxY protein, giving the protein MSIIYESRSHAIRSCLFHVQNDVGVGRDEEDYHKALIMCFRQNEIPFVSKQPHPLMLFGEEAHRLFPDFSVWQSITLELKAVPRRLGAPEFVQLFDYLKCRGDSLGLLVNMGLDRVFIDRVVRHPEQTRLTESWRYWSGQIDGKSREIGLAVRDVLREIFRQHETGYGTEVVSKLIHFGLRWGIAANFGKSHAEITGMRRR; this is encoded by the coding sequence ATGAGCATTATTTACGAAAGTCGTTCACATGCGATCAGAAGCTGTTTGTTCCACGTCCAAAATGATGTCGGGGTCGGACGGGACGAAGAAGATTATCACAAAGCTCTGATCATGTGTTTTCGGCAAAACGAAATCCCGTTTGTGAGTAAGCAGCCGCACCCGCTGATGCTTTTCGGCGAAGAAGCCCATCGACTCTTTCCCGACTTCTCCGTCTGGCAGTCCATCACGTTGGAGCTTAAAGCCGTTCCACGACGACTCGGTGCGCCGGAGTTTGTTCAGCTGTTTGACTATCTTAAATGTCGCGGAGACTCACTCGGTTTGCTGGTCAATATGGGCCTTGATCGCGTCTTCATCGACCGCGTGGTGCGTCACCCTGAACAGACAAGGCTAACTGAATCTTGGCGCTATTGGTCCGGCCAAATCGATGGCAAATCTCGTGAAATCGGATTGGCAGTTCGAGACGTATTGCGTGAAATTTTTCGTCAGCACGAAACGGGCTATGGAACCGAGGTGGTCAGCAAACTCATTCATTTTGGTTTGCGATGGGGAATCGCAGCAAACTTCGGGAAGTCGCACGCGGAAATCACCGGAATGAGACGGCGGTAG
- a CDS encoding HD domain-containing protein — MTGQQAGHGFDHVGRVLRSARKIQAEVGGDRTIVELAALLHDVGDAKFHDGIEMSAALTRQILGELDVDEDTVDHVAQIVDNISFRKGSDAEPLSLEGQIVQDADRLDALGAIGIVRTIEYGAVFGQPFHVSGNNDAAQKTGLGHFDEKLFRLHALLNTEPARRMARQREAFMRTFVDQFLAEWEG, encoded by the coding sequence ATGACTGGTCAACAGGCCGGTCATGGTTTTGACCATGTCGGCCGCGTGCTGCGTTCGGCGCGAAAGATCCAGGCGGAAGTCGGCGGGGATCGGACGATTGTGGAACTTGCCGCGCTATTGCATGACGTCGGCGATGCGAAGTTCCATGACGGGATCGAGATGAGCGCGGCGTTGACCCGTCAAATCCTCGGCGAGCTGGACGTCGACGAAGACACCGTCGATCATGTCGCACAAATCGTCGACAACATTTCCTTCCGCAAGGGCAGTGACGCCGAACCGCTGTCACTGGAGGGTCAGATCGTGCAAGACGCGGATCGTTTGGACGCGTTGGGCGCGATCGGAATCGTACGGACGATTGAATACGGCGCGGTGTTCGGCCAGCCGTTTCACGTTTCGGGCAACAACGACGCGGCACAGAAGACCGGTCTGGGCCATTTCGACGAGAAATTGTTTCGACTGCACGCCCTGCTCAACACCGAACCGGCTCGCCGCATGGCACGGCAGCGAGAGGCGTTCATGAGAACCTTCGTCGATCAGTTTCTCGCGGAATGGGAAGGGTGA
- a CDS encoding class II aldolase/adducin family protein has protein sequence MTTSRNVIHPRDEIMQTMDRIYRYRMTTTSGGNLSIRDAAGDIWISPARVDKGNLTRRDIIRVRSDGSTDGPHPPSSEFPFHKAIYDARPDVRSVVHAHPVALVAFSICRQTPDTRLFHQAHSVCGKLGFAPYACPGSKQLGANIAASFAEGADSVILENHGVVVAGESLSDAFKRFEAFEFAGKTLIKASALGKVKLLDDQRLDQAARRSVDFDNLDPPPASATETELRRQLCDFVRRGCRQRLLISTEGSFSARVGDDAFLITPTQQDRELLGVDDFVLIDGDRREAGKLASRAAKAHQAIYRRHPHVNAIVFAHPVNATAFSVTESEFDVRTIPESYVFLRDVQRVPYGVQFGDGDQIADYVNEKTPAAILENDGVIVTGRSVLDAFDRLEVLESTAEAVINARSIGSVQAMSDDVIDELCREFDL, from the coding sequence ATGACGACTTCGCGAAACGTGATTCACCCGCGTGACGAGATCATGCAGACGATGGATCGCATCTATCGGTACCGGATGACGACGACCTCCGGCGGCAACCTGTCGATCCGCGACGCGGCGGGCGACATTTGGATTTCACCGGCTCGCGTTGACAAGGGAAACTTGACGCGTCGAGACATCATCCGTGTGCGCAGCGATGGCAGCACCGACGGTCCGCATCCGCCGTCCTCGGAATTTCCCTTTCACAAGGCGATCTACGACGCGCGTCCGGACGTTCGATCGGTCGTTCATGCGCACCCGGTCGCCCTGGTGGCATTCAGCATCTGCCGCCAAACGCCCGACACGCGGTTGTTCCATCAAGCGCATTCGGTCTGTGGAAAACTCGGTTTTGCGCCGTACGCCTGTCCGGGCAGCAAGCAGTTGGGCGCGAACATCGCCGCGTCGTTCGCCGAGGGTGCCGACAGCGTCATCCTGGAGAACCACGGGGTCGTCGTCGCCGGTGAATCACTCTCCGACGCGTTCAAGCGATTCGAAGCGTTCGAGTTTGCCGGCAAGACGCTGATCAAGGCGTCGGCATTGGGCAAGGTCAAACTGTTGGACGATCAACGATTGGACCAGGCGGCCCGGCGGAGCGTCGACTTTGACAATCTTGACCCGCCGCCGGCCAGTGCAACCGAAACGGAATTGCGGCGGCAACTCTGTGACTTCGTTCGCCGCGGTTGTCGCCAACGGTTGTTGATCAGCACCGAGGGCAGTTTCTCGGCGCGGGTCGGCGACGACGCGTTCCTGATCACGCCCACGCAACAGGATCGGGAATTGCTCGGCGTCGATGATTTTGTCTTGATCGACGGCGATCGCCGCGAAGCGGGGAAACTGGCCAGCCGCGCGGCCAAGGCACATCAAGCGATCTACCGCCGTCATCCCCACGTCAATGCGATCGTATTTGCACACCCCGTCAACGCGACGGCATTCAGTGTCACCGAGAGCGAGTTCGACGTCCGCACGATTCCGGAAAGCTACGTGTTCTTGCGAGACGTGCAACGTGTCCCCTACGGCGTCCAATTCGGCGACGGCGATCAGATCGCGGACTATGTCAACGAAAAAACGCCGGCAGCGATCCTGGAAAACGATGGCGTGATCGTCACCGGACGCAGTGTCCTGGACGCGTTTGATCGATTGGAAGTGCTCGAGTCCACCGCCGAAGCGGTGATCAACGCCCGATCGATCGGCAGCGTCCAAGCGATGTCCGACGACGTGATCGATGAACTGTGTCGCGAATTTGATCTGTGA